A genomic segment from Aegilops tauschii subsp. strangulata cultivar AL8/78 chromosome 1, Aet v6.0, whole genome shotgun sequence encodes:
- the LOC109776150 gene encoding profilin-2, producing MSWQTYVDEHLMCDIEGHHLASAAILGHDGTVWAQSADFPQFAPAEITAIMKDFDEPGHLAPTGMFVAGAKYMVIQGEPGAVIRGKKGAGGITIKKTGQALVVGAYEEPMTPGQCNMVVERLGDYLVEQGM from the exons ATGTCGTGGCAGACGTACGTCGACGAGCACCTGATGTGCGACATCGAGGGCCACCACCTCGCCTCCGCGGCCATCCTCGGCCACGACGGCACCGTCTGGGCCCAGAGCGCCGACTTCCCCCAG TTCGCGCCCGCCGAGATCACTGCCATCATGAAGGACTTCGACGAGCCGGGGCACCTCGCCCCCACCGGCATGTTCGTTGCAGGTGCCAAGTACATGGTCATCCAGGGTGAACCTGGCGCTGTCATCCGTGGCAAGAAG GGAGCAGGAGGCATCACCATCAAGAAGACCGGGCAGGCGCTGGTGGTTGGCGCCTACGAGGAGCCCATGACCCCTGGGCAGTGCAACATGGTGGTGGAGAGGCTCGGCGACTACCTCGTTGAACAAGGCATGTAG